The Vigna radiata var. radiata cultivar VC1973A chromosome 6, Vradiata_ver6, whole genome shotgun sequence DNA segment TCTGGTTATTATACTTTTAGACcacaaaaagacaaaattacATTTGacattctaaaataataatattttaatcatatttatattatttttaatttaaaactataatatatattagggtaaatatatttatttattacaaacgttaatttacaaaatacatTATTGTGGATGTAAAATTTATTGGAAACTAAAAGAGTAATcagaaagaaaaaggtaaattaCAATAAAGAAGTGGCTGCATGGAAGCCAGGTCATTGATTAGTCGGTGAGATAATATCCACAACACTATGTGATGGATTCCTCATCACTTTGCATTGCAACAacaacacacacatacacaaacatgGCTGCCAAACTCACTCTCTCTTCTCCCCTTTCCTTCAAAACTTCTTTTCTGCCAAAATCACTTCCAGATTCTCTTGTTTTGTGCTCTCCAAGAACTAATGTTACTGGTGTTAAAGTTCATGCTAAATTAGGTAACAATCaagtaattgttattattataattatcatcCTGTTTCCCATTCTGGTGAAGTGAATTAAATGAGGTTGAGATGATAAACTTGGGAATGTGGCTCTGATCCTATTAGGTGGTGGAGATGAGGATGTCAAGAAAGAAGGCAAGAAGAAATTCATCACCAGAGAGGAAGAACCACAACAGTAACAATTCCCAGTTTTTTCACTTCATAAGTCTTGTTTCCTTAATTTTCCCAAAGCTTCTAAGTAAATGTCTGTTTGGATAGTGATTACTGCTACAAAAAGGTTTTTGTGTGGCGCAGGTATTGGCAGACAGCAGGAGAAAGGGAGGGTGAGAATCCCATGAAGACTCCTCTTCCTTACATAATCATATTTGGTATGTCAACTCCTTTTGTAATCTTGGCCATTGCTTTTGCAAATGGTTGGATTAAGGTACCTATTCGATGAGACAACTCCTCGTTGTCTACTCTATTTGTTAATTCTCACGAATTTTAAGCACTTCTCAAACTACAGCAGAgaatttgtttactttttcaCTTATGTAAGGACATTATGTTAAGTCTCCTTTTCATGATCAAGAGTTTTCTCCTACCACTGTGAAACTCCGGCTGAGAAAGCTTCTTCATAGTGGCAGTTTGATGACCCTTATACATTTTTAGATTGAAAACAAAGGGAGAAGAAACAACAATGGATaaggatgttttttttttcttctgttggATACAATGCTCGTTGTTTCAAGAATAGCATGTTGTTGATCGATGCGTAACAGTCTTTTACACTGAAACTCATAACATGAGAAGCTTGGTAACCCCATTTGTTGCATGGAAAATTAACAAAGGAATGTTGAAGTCCGAGATATTTAATTGTGTTTGCTTCATGCTTatcaaaaaaggaaaagaaaaaggaaagatgtTTAGATCGATGGTAGAGTATAGTATAGACCTGCAGTTTTTTCTTTAGGAGCACATATGCTTGACATCTCTATAGTATTAGAGACTGTTATCACAAATTTAAGAGTAAAACTGAAGAAATGTAGCATGGTCTGTGGAATTTTAAACAACATGAAAACAAGGTTAGTCTCGTTTTTCACAAGTAGAAAGTGACGGAAAGAAGAGAATACCGACACATAAGGAAAGTGTATACTCAGATATAGTGCTATGCATGGTATGTTCATTGGAGAGTCAAATTTAGCTGACGCCTGGGGAGGAAGAAATTCATAGTTCATGTGTAAGACATTATCATATGCTCGACTAATCATTGAATTTTCATCACAGCATGTGCTCTAAGCATATTCAATTTGAAAACGTTAGTCCTTGAAAGCAGGACAATAGTCAACCACTATGAAAATGTATAGTATATATTGACCCCGAActgcaaaaataaaatcatatccCCTGAAGCTTTTTTACAAGGAAAGCAATATTTCATTCACCTATTCTAATCAATTCTCTACACATCGGATTAATCACCTTAACAAATGTTCTCATAAAGACCGTTTAAACGAGGCAAATACAATAGGAGACAAACATCATACAGCTTCATCATCTTTCCCTGCGCAGGGACTTGTACAGTTCAGCAGTAATATATTTGTGTTGAAACTTGTAAGTTGATCGTAGTGCCACAAATTGACCACTTTCAGTTTTGTGTATGAATAGATGATTGAGTTCCAGATGCGTGGGCCTATGGACATGACGATTACCACTAGTAGATGAAGGCTCATGTCTCATTGCCAGTGGTAGTTGTGGTGGTAGTTCTGGTGGGGGCTTGCTGAACTCCTCTTCATTTAAGTGTGAGTTATCATAACTCGATGGTGGTGATGGAGGATCTTCAAAATCGGATAAGTTTGCAACTATTTCTGGTATATAGTCCTGTGAAAATGGTTAATGAGAATGCTGTAAGCATTCAGCATGGGGAAAAGGACATCGAAAATGCATGAATGAGTATAATAGACGAATGAGTAAATTACAAGAGTTGAAGAAATTATAAGTTACAACCATATCTTGAGATGTTAATTCATTCAATACTCTTGAATACGAGCAATAAATGCTAATGTGTATGCAAAACTTTCTAGCAATGGGTAGAAGACTAATGAAATCAACCTAAGCTAGCAGAAGTTACAATCCAACACTTTATACTTGCAAATGAATTCTAGTTCGTACTGTTCATATGATCTCCTTACATCTACCCCAATAGTTATGCTCCAATAAAGGATAGACCATCATTTTAGAGAAAATTAAGGAAAGAGTATATACTGTCATAACCATTCATTAACACAATCGTCTAACAGCTTTAAGTTAATTTGTTTCAAAGTTAAAACGCACTTAGGATTCTTATATGCAACACAACATCTagttatatttcataataaaaagagCAGAGATCCTCagaacaaattttaattgtatgtgCACTATGTCTACAAAACAACGGCCGCACAACAATTATGTAAGATTAGCACTTTTTACTATGCTCAGCCGCAATAAGTCTTAAtacatattcatttaaaaagttataCTCAGCTAATCAACAGATGTTTCagtttaataattgaatatttatattctgAAACTCACTGTGCAACTTGCACCAAATAATGAGGTCTGAGTCAGAATTTATAACAACTATAAGTGAAATTGGAAAGGACACAAATTGTCCAACAAGGTTGGACATATGAAATTCAGCTGTGGCATCTGATTATCCATCCACTTAGACATGGTTATGGTTTACTCAGCagacaatttttaaataatctttGAACACGTGACTTAATGGATTTAGTATATTATTGAATAGATGTTGTTCTTATGAATAAGCAAACATGGTCTCAAAATAAAGCTATTGATGATGGTGATAATGGCTGTAGTGAAAGATAGCACTTGTGAAGAGGCAATAGAAATGAGATCATCTTCATttcctgaaaaataaaaagcaaaccATGAAATTACCTGCAAATTCAATATATTGTAGCCATAACCTGAATCATCAGAAGCCGATGGAAACTCTGGAGCATGTGTCAAGTAGCCATCTACAATGAAACGGTAATGATAGATACCTATTGGGAGTGTTTTAACTAGGAGAAAATTTTGACCCACTCTCTGCAGGGGCTCCCTGACAGGACAAGGCAAAATTCGTCACATCATAAGATGAAGTAAAAGCAAGAGCTCTGTTTGGAATTTAAAAGTATGGTAGATGGTTACGTGGTCTCCCAGTTGTCCCATGATCCTGCAACAGCAACATTGGTGGCTGCATGATTCCACGTGATCCTTACCCTTTTCAACCTTTCATAAATCACAGATTCTACATATCCATTTTGTGGAAGGGGTTGTGCTACCGCTGCAGCTCCTTGCATGGCAACCACAGGTACCTTGAAAATAgccattttaaattttgtgtttcAAGGTAAACGTCCATTGTGTTGATGCGTTGTACCCCTCAAGATATTTATGCCCACAATAGCTTCATTCAATGTCACTTTAACTCTTAACTTGCAAGTTCTTCATcagattaaaaacattaaatccTTGTTCTATTTGCAGAAACATTTATTGGTATTACCTTGGAGTGAACTAATGTTGCAATGGCATGCATGTCTCAAGTCTCAGATACTAAGTTTCGTCGTTCAATACTTTTTCCCATATGAATGGTGAACAGAAGTAGAATTCAAAATAGTAAATCCACCTTAAATTTCTATAATCTTTTCTCTATGAACTAAAATCCAACTTTAGCTGTACCATTCTACAAATCATTATTAAACTGTTAGCGCAGTCAAGAGAATGCTGAGAAGCATTCCACTTTCATGAGATGCTTATTGCTCACTACGTGGATTAAATTTCACTTTATCCCCTCTTAAAGCTAAACTATAACACTAAACATTAacctatttattatattttaaaagagagaaagaaaaagaacaaactccataatttttttttcagtaaaagaaattaagaaaggaTCATCTAACTCTGACCTGGGGTTGTGTGAGCAAGGGAGGAAACTGAACAAACGGATCTGTGAATCCGTTGGTATTGCGAAAGAGTGCTTCAGGCCGCACAAATTTCATGTCTTGTTCATACTCATAGTTCTCTTCATCCTTTTTAACCCCAGAAGAGCCTTCACCATCCTTTCCTCTGCTGTTACTCCCCATCACTGAAAATGGATGAAACCCAAATTTTGATGCTTGCTAATCACCAGTATCCGCAAAATCAAAATACCACACAGAAACTCCAGCATAGAAACAGAATAGGGCAGATGTTCATGTTCAACTGCGAGAGAACACGAATCCATTAGATAGAGAAGAGAGAATTAGAAAGCAATCTGGCATACCCATTTCAGTGCATACATAAATAGAACAAACCCTTGAAAGTAAGCCAGGAATTGACTCAAGGCAGCAGAGTGGCATTGctgttatagaaaaaaatatagtttttaatttttttctttttttaatatttgatgagTCTCTCTCTCCGGATGCCACTTTTCCTTGCCTTAAAGCAACTGAACAAATATACAGAGTTTTATTCTCCAATGAATTTGGAAGATTCCGCAGGGGACTAATTATTATGAGTCTGGTTTAAAGGAGAATGTTCCCCTGCTATCAGGAACAACCAAACGCTGTCTAATGAAACTGTACATACTTTTCGCATGGTTTCTTGTCCTTGTGTTGGTCAATTATATTAAACCATTTTCTGTTTGTAAAGCTATCAAAACACTATAGAATATTGATTCGGTACCATAATGGATTACACCAGCTAAACGAGCTTGTTTTCAGCGTAATGGAATTGAAGTCAAAAGCTTGTGAAAAAGTGAAATGACATGTGAAAGGAAAAGGTCCGAAGTTGCTACTTGTTATTTAACTAAACTCATAAGACAGTATCTTCAAAACATAatataggaaaagaaaaaacataaaacagcACTGTGTTTGGCTTCCGGTCTCTACAGTAAAGCATGAGTTGTTGATTAGATTTGACATGTTAACTTTGtctttttcctattttgttTGTAGCTCCTTGTCTTGCATGATAAAGTTTACCCATTTCCACACTATGCATTTCTTTTGCCAATAACAAGGCTACACCAAAACCACAACCCATCACATGGATGGAAAAATAGAAAGGATTCCTCTTGGTTTAATTTAGATCATTTAACTTAAccatattcaaaatattttcatactaaagtaataattttgattttaaccCTTTTGTTAATTTGGTGCTGAATATGTACATATTATGAGGAATAGATTAAGTTTCGTTGCAAATGATGCAGAAAGGGGGATCTGTGCCTCTGGGCCAAACACAGAATATCAAATCCATGTTTTTATGTTGTGATCTTTTTTGTAGCAGGTAATGACTGATAagctattttatattatatagtaCACATCGTATCAGATAAACAATGCATAAAGAGGGTCTTCTTGTGTTACCAGTTCACTAGGCTCTTGTTATCGAATCC contains these protein-coding regions:
- the LOC106763004 gene encoding uncharacterized protein LOC106763004 isoform X1; amino-acid sequence: MDSSSLCIATTTHTYTNMAAKLTLSSPLSFKTSFLPKSLPDSLVLCSPRTNVTGVKVHAKLGGGDEDVKKEGKKKFITREEEPQQYWQTAGEREGENPMKTPLPYIIIFGMSTPFVILAIAFANGWIKVPIR
- the LOC106763004 gene encoding uncharacterized protein LOC106763004 isoform X2 gives rise to the protein MDSSSLCIATTTHTYTNMAAKLTLSSPLSFKTSFLPKSLPDSLVLCSPRTNVTGVKVHAKLGGGDEDVKKEGKKKFITREEEPQQYWQTAGEREGENPMKTPLPYIIIFDD
- the LOC106763003 gene encoding SNF1-related protein kinase regulatory subunit beta-2, which produces MGSNSRGKDGEGSSGVKKDEENYEYEQDMKFVRPEALFRNTNGFTDPFVQFPPLLTQPQVPVVAMQGAAAVAQPLPQNGYVESVIYERLKRVRITWNHAATNVAVAGSWDNWETTEPLQRVGQNFLLVKTLPIGIYHYRFIVDGYLTHAPEFPSASDDSGYGYNILNLQDYIPEIVANLSDFEDPPSPPSSYDNSHLNEEEFSKPPPELPPQLPLAMRHEPSSTSGNRHVHRPTHLELNHLFIHKTESGQFVALRSTYKFQHKYITAELYKSLRRER